The sequence CAGTTAAGTGAAATAATGCCAGCCGTGTTTGAAGGAATAGCCGATTATACAGAACTTCTTCTCCCGGACAATCTGTTATCGGAAGGGTCTGTTATAAGGGATTTAGTTGAAAGCATTGAAGAATACGACTGGAAAATAGAGTTAGATGAAGAAGAAAAGGAATTGGAAGAAGAAAAGGGAGAGCACGGTATAGAAATAATTGGATGGCTGTATCAGTACTATATTTCTGAAAAGAAAGACGAAGTGTTTGCAGGACTTAAAAAGAATAAAAAGATTACCAAGGAGAATGTTCCAGCCGCCACCCAACTTTTCACACCAAAGTGGATAGTAAAGTACATGGTGGAAAACTCTTTGGGAAGACTGTGGTTGGAATCTCATTCGGATGAAGAACTAAAGGTAAAATGGAAGTATTATCTGGAAGAAGCAGAGCAGGAGCCTGAAGTTAAAAAACAACTGGGAGAACTGAAGGATCCTAACTTAAGTCCTGAAGATATAAAGGTATTGGACCCTGCTATGGGAAGCGGTCATATCCTGGTTTATGCCTTTGATGTACTATATGATATTTATTTAAGTGCGGGATATTCAGAAAGGGAAATACCAACACTTATTTTAGAAAAAAACCTGTATGGCCTTGATATTGACGACAGGGCAGGCCAGTTGGCAGCCTTCGCCCTTCTCATGAAAGCAAGAAGCAAAAACAGAAGGATATTCAGGCATAGACCAAAGTTGAATTTATGTTCCATACAGGAAAGCAACGGCATACCCAAGGAAGCAGTAGATTATTTGGTAAAAGAAGATGATAATTTAGGAAAGGATGTTAAGTATTTAGTAGAGGTATTCCATGATGCGAAGGAATATGGGTCAATTCTGAATGTAAAGGAAGTTGACTTTGATACTTTGGAAAAAATGGTAGAAGATATAAGAAATAGCGGTGCAGGGAATATATTTGAACGCCAGTATAGAGAAATTATGTTAAAAGAGTTACCACTTGACCAGTTCGAGAAAGTGTATACGCTGGGGCCGTATAAGGAAGTTCTTTTAGAGAAGTTGCCACCGTTAATTCAGCAAGGAAGGATTATGAGCCAGAAGTATGATGTGGTGTGTACTAATCCGCCTTATATGAGACAAGGAAACATGACAAACAAACTTATTGTTTTTATTGAAGATAAATTTCAAGATTCTAAAGGAGATTTATATTCAGTCTTTATTGATATGTGTATAAGATATTGTAGGAATTATATGTATATTTCAATGATAACACAACAATCATGGATGTTTGTAGCTTCATATGAAAATTTAAGAAACTACATTCTTAATAATAGTACAATATATTCATTAATACATTTAGGAGCGAGAGCATTTGAAGAAATTAGTGGAGAAGTAGTTCAAGCAACTACATTCATTATAAGAAAAATTTTAAATAAAGATTATAGAGGAATATATTATAAGTTAGATGATGTAAAGAATGCAAAAGAAAAAGAATTACAATTTTTATCAAATGTTAACAGAAAATATATAATTAAAACTTCAGATTATGAAATAATTCCCCGAAAACCAATTGCATATTGGGTTAGTAAAAAATTATTAAAATCATTTAGCAATAGTATAGATATTTATAATATTATAGATGATATTGGTTCAGGAAATAAAACCGCCAATAATGAAAAGTATTTGAGATATATATGGGAAATAGAAAAAAACAAATTGAATAGCAAATGGATTTTGTATGCTAAAGGTGGAGTATATAGAAAATGGTATGGAAATCTTGAAAATGTTGTTGACTGGTCGAATGAAGCAAAATACTTTTATAAGAATAATAAAACATCAAATTTACTTAATGAAAGATTTTGGTTTAAAAAAGGTATTACTTATACTGATTTAACATCAAAAGATTTTAATGGGAGATTTTTACCAGATTATGCATTGTTTGATATGTCAGGACCATCAATAATAGTTGAAGATGAAGTAAGGAGAAAC is a genomic window of Koleobacter methoxysyntrophicus containing:
- the pglX gene encoding BREX-1 system adenine-specific DNA-methyltransferase PglX, with translation MNKTAIKNFAVRARRKLIEEVTQKAYKIGITKDRIYDIETFDGGFKVKGRENGRPFKKYEIKQREKLIEKIREKGFEQVMEEVAYTWFNRFIALRFMEVNDYLPTGVRVLSSVDKKKKEPDIIREALNVDLDIDREIVYRLQDNHDTEDLHDTEDLHDTEDLYKYLLIKQCNQLSEIMPAVFEGIADYTELLLPDNLLSEGSVIRDLVESIEEYDWKIELDEEEKELEEEKGEHGIEIIGWLYQYYISEKKDEVFAGLKKNKKITKENVPAATQLFTPKWIVKYMVENSLGRLWLESHSDEELKVKWKYYLEEAEQEPEVKKQLGELKDPNLSPEDIKVLDPAMGSGHILVYAFDVLYDIYLSAGYSEREIPTLILEKNLYGLDIDDRAGQLAAFALLMKARSKNRRIFRHRPKLNLCSIQESNGIPKEAVDYLVKEDDNLGKDVKYLVEVFHDAKEYGSILNVKEVDFDTLEKMVEDIRNSGAGNIFERQYREIMLKELPLDQFEKVYTLGPYKEVLLEKLPPLIQQGRIMSQKYDVVCTNPPYMRQGNMTNKLIVFIEDKFQDSKGDLYSVFIDMCIRYCRNYMYISMITQQSWMFVASYENLRNYILNNSTIYSLIHLGARAFEEISGEVVQATTFIIRKILNKDYRGIYYKLDDVKNAKEKELQFLSNVNRKYIIKTSDYEIIPRKPIAYWVSKKLLKSFSNSIDIYNIIDDIGSGNKTANNEKYLRYIWEIEKNKLNSKWILYAKGGVYRKWYGNLENVVDWSNEAKYFYKNNKTSNLLNERFWFKKGITYTDLTSKDFNGRFLPDYALFDMSGPSIIVEDEVRRNYLLGFYNSIVASNFLRLLNSSFHVKLNDLIRVPVIYKEEEKKVLSRINNVVKINIIISKTDWDSFETSWDFKRHPLLTHKGNATTIGEAFNNWANFAEKQFNQLKANEEELNRIFIEIYGLQDELTPEVPDEDITIRKADRERDIKSFISYAVGCMFGRYSLDEEGLIYAGGDFKEYFRYENGAWQIKTKDGWKKSSIDIAGDNAIPVVDDDYFEDDIVNRFVEFVKVAFGEETLEENLDYIAETLGKKSNETSRQAIRRYFLKDFYKDHVKTYKKRPIYWLFDSGKENGFKALIYMHRYDPFTAARVRTDYLHKLQKKYEAEIHHLDILIDSDISEREKAAARKRKEKIMKQIMECRVYDQVIAHVANQKIEIDLDDGVEVNYAKFQGVEIPQGEGKKPLKADLLAKIR